A window of Mycolicibacterium holsaticum DSM 44478 = JCM 12374 genomic DNA:
GCCAGCCGGTGTCCGCGGCCGCGGCGGGCACCGTGGTGTTCGCCGGCGATCTGGCCGGTCGCCCGCTGGTGTCGATCGCCCATCCCGGCGGCCTGCGCACCAGCTACGAACCGGTCGAACCCACGGTGCGGGTCGGGCAGCGCGTCGACGCGGGCACCGCGATCGGTCGACTGCAGGCGGGCCATCCCGGCTGTCCGGGGGCGGCGTGCCTGCACTGGGGCGCGATGTGGGGTCCGGCGTCACGCGCGGACTACGTGGACCCGCTGGGCCTGGTCGCCACCACCCCGATCCGGCTCAAGCCGGCGTCGGGCTAGCGTCGGAAAAATGACCGTCGCTTCCGACGCGCACCGGCACCTTGGTGCTGAACAACGACCTGCGTCATCCGGTCGAGGTCGCCAGGGAAACCGCCACCGTCGCAGCGGTTTCCGGCGGCCGTTTCGAACTCGGGCTGGGCGCCGGATCGCTGGTCGCGGGCCTGCAGAACCGGATCGCCGTGGTGGCCGAGGCGGCCGTCGAGCGTCAGCAGCGGTTCGGGGTGCGCTACTGGACGGTGTTCGACGCCTGGGGCGAGCGGCCCTCGGCGATGCCGGACCTCGCCGAGGTCATCAAACGGCTGCGCTGACCTCGTCGAGGAAGTCGACCATCGTGGGCACGACGACGTCCGGTTTATCCCGTTGCACCCAATGCCCTGCTCCCCCAATGATTTTGATTCTCGCATCGGGGATGAGCTCGACCGCCGCGCGGGCCGCAGCGACAGGCACGCTGGTGTCCCTTTCGCCGTGGATGACCAGCGCCGGGCGCGGAAACGACGCCAACCGGGCACGGTAGTCGGTGGTCAGGCGATTCCATCGCACCTGATCGCGCTGCCATTGCCCGAACGCGTCGAAGCCGTTGCCGGCACGGGCGGCGGCCACGACCTCGTCGAGCAGTTCCGGGGTGCGTCGCGCGGGGTCGCGAATCAGCGCGGGCATGAGCCGGGCCATCACGGTGCGGTTGCGGCCCGACCAGCGGGTGAGCGTGTCGAGCAACCCGGTGCGCAGCATCGTCCAGGTCAGCGCCTGCCGCGTCGCGGACAGCGGACCTTGCGACAGGCGCGGCATGAGGCCGTAGCTGCCCAGCAGCATTGCGCCGCTGACCCGTTGCGGCCGGTCCAGGACGTGGCCGATCGTCAACCCGCCGCCGAGGGACAGCCCGCCGATCGCGTAGCGCTCCAGTTCCAGGACATCGATCAGCTCACCCACGTAGGCCACCAGCCGTTCCTGCGTCGACGCCCATCGCGCGGGCGGGCTCTCCCCGTAGCCAGGGTGGTCGGGAGCCACCACCCGGTAGCCGGCCGCCGCCAGCCGCGGACCGACTTCACCCCAGGACAGCGACGCGCTGTCCACGCCGCCGCCGTGCAGCAGGACGACTGTCGGTGCGGCGCCGGGTTTTCCGGCTGTCCACCGAAGGTAGGAAACGGTTCCCCACGACAGCTTCACGGTCAGCCGCTCCCCTTGCAGCGATTTCGGCGCGCTGACGGTCGCTGAGCGGGCGTAGGCGCGCCGAAATCGCCAATTCACGCGCGGGGGTGGGCCTGGTCGTGAACGGCGCGCAGCCGCGCGACCGTGACATGGGTGTAGAGCTGCGTGGTGGCCAGCGTGGAATGGCCGAGCAGTTCCTGCACGACCCTCAGGTCCGCCCCGCCTTCGAGCAGATGGGTGGCGGCGCTGTGCCGTAAGCCGTGCGGACCGATGTCGGGTGCGCCGTCGACGGCAGCGACGGTCTGGTGCACGACGGTGCGTGCCTGGCGCGGGTCCAGGCGGCGGCCGCGCGCACCCAGCAGCAGGGCCGGACCGGAATGGGCGGTGGTCAGGGCGGGGCGCCCGTCGGCCAGCCACGAAGTGAGCGCTGCCTGCGCGGGCTCGCCGAACGGAACGGTGCGCTGCTTGTTGCCCTTGCCGAGCACCCGCAGCAGCCGCCGTGACGTGTCGACGTCGTCGAGGTCCAGCCCGCACAGCTCGCTGACCCGAATACCGGTGGCGTACAACAACTCCACGATCAACCGGTCCCGCAGCGCGAGCGGATCACCTTGCTGCGCACCGGACTTCGCGGCATCCATCGCGTCGATCGCCTGGTCTTGGCGCA
This region includes:
- a CDS encoding alpha/beta fold hydrolase, whose translation is MKLSWGTVSYLRWTAGKPGAAPTVVLLHGGGVDSASLSWGEVGPRLAAAGYRVVAPDHPGYGESPPARWASTQERLVAYVGELIDVLELERYAIGGLSLGGGLTIGHVLDRPQRVSGAMLLGSYGLMPRLSQGPLSATRQALTWTMLRTGLLDTLTRWSGRNRTVMARLMPALIRDPARRTPELLDEVVAAARAGNGFDAFGQWQRDQVRWNRLTTDYRARLASFPRPALVIHGERDTSVPVAAARAAVELIPDARIKIIGGAGHWVQRDKPDVVVPTMVDFLDEVSAAV
- a CDS encoding M23 family metallopeptidase, whose protein sequence is MRWAAVVVAALVWAAPAHGAGQRLQWPLQPRPAVVRVFDAPSPNWQRGHRGVDLAGSTGQPVSAAAAGTVVFAGDLAGRPLVSIAHPGGLRTSYEPVEPTVRVGQRVDAGTAIGRLQAGHPGCPGAACLHWGAMWGPASRADYVDPLGLVATTPIRLKPASG
- a CDS encoding tyrosine recombinase XerC; translation: MDAILEEFDEYLALQCGRSEHTRRAYLGDLRSLFEFVDAQAPEAGLGALTLPLLRSWLAEQAAAGSARTTLARRTSSVKTFTAWAVRRGLLTADPAVRLQVPKARRTLPSVLRQDQAIDAMDAAKSGAQQGDPLALRDRLIVELLYATGIRVSELCGLDLDDVDTSRRLLRVLGKGNKQRTVPFGEPAQAALTSWLADGRPALTTAHSGPALLLGARGRRLDPRQARTVVHQTVAAVDGAPDIGPHGLRHSAATHLLEGGADLRVVQELLGHSTLATTQLYTHVTVARLRAVHDQAHPRA